The Zingiber officinale cultivar Zhangliang chromosome 10A, Zo_v1.1, whole genome shotgun sequence genome contains a region encoding:
- the LOC122027994 gene encoding glutathione S-transferase T3-like — MWSTAEEKCLARAWGTITNDPQVGNAQKNKHFWQRTSTYYNDNRPTGTTAREWTSIKSHYYRVMPDIGKFSGWYNNFFNNRASGESDTDVLAATHDMWKKVHKNKTFKYEHIWKIITECEKWAPQSLGRHADKKARTSKSGAHTSSTNPDTDGDSEIRSRPIGQQKAKRKNKTKVTEDKDFSVK, encoded by the coding sequence ATGTGGTCAACCGCCGAGGAGAAGTGTCTTGCAAGAGCTTGGGGAACTATTACCAATGACCCACAAGTTGGTAATGCACAAAAGAATAAACATTTTTGGCAACGTACCTCCACGTACTATAATGATAATCGGCCTACGGGTACGACAGCAAGAGAATGGACATCGATAAAGTCACATTACTATCGAGTTATGCCTGATATTGGTAAGTTCTCAGGATGGTACAATAATTTCTTCAACAATCGGGCTAGTGGTGAAAGTGACACTGATGTTTTAGCCGCTACACATGATATGTGGAAAAAGGTACACAAGAATAAGACTTTCAAATATGAACACATATGGAAGATTATAACAGAGTGCGAGAAATGGGCTCCCCAATCTCTTGGTCGTCATGCTGACAAGAAGGCGAGGACTTCCAAATCAGGAGCACATACTTCTTCAACCAATCCGGATACTGATGGTGACTCTGAAATTCGCTCACGTCCAATAGGGCAACAAAAGGCGAAAAGAAAGAATAAAACCAAAGTTACAGAAGACAAAGACTTCAGCGTGAAATGA